In Silene latifolia isolate original U9 population chromosome X, ASM4854445v1, whole genome shotgun sequence, the following proteins share a genomic window:
- the LOC141623387 gene encoding amino-acid permease BAT1 homolog isoform X1, with protein sequence MLVAETNNMELPTSSHRHGNGNDTVEADTGHARLHELGYKQELKRDLSVVSNFAFSFSIISVLTGITTLYNNGLQYGGPAVMVYGWFVAGLFTMFVGSSMAEICSSYPTSGGLYYWSAKLAGPSWAPFASWITGWFNIVGQWAVTTSVDFSLAQLIQVIILLSTGGKNGGGYEASKYVVIGIHGGLLLLHAILNSLPISWLSFFGQLAAAWNVAGVFVLMILIPLVATEKASAKFVFTHFNTDNGDGINSRIYIFVLGLLMSQYTLTGYDASAHMTEETKDADKNGPKGIISAIGISIVVGWAYILGITFAVTDIPSLLSTDNDAGGYAIAQVFYSAFKGRYGTGIGGILCLGIVAVAIFFCGMSSVTSNSRMAYAFSRDGAMPFSSVWHKVNKQEVPINAVWMSAFISFCMALTSLGSLVAFEAMVSIATIGLYIAYALPIFFRVTLARKSFVPGPFNLGRYGVIVGWVAVLWVVTISVLFSLPVSYPITTATLNYTPVAVGGLLLVVVGSWIFSARHWFKGPVKNIDV encoded by the exons ATGCTGGTAGCTGAAACCAATAACATGGAGCTTCCAACGTCATCTCATCGTCATGGCAACGGAAACGACACCGTTGAAGCTGATACCGGACATGCACGTCTCCACGAACTGGGTTACAAGCAGGAACTCAAGCGTGATCTCTC GGTGGTATCAAATTTTGCGTTTTCATTCTCGATAATATCGGTTTTGACGGGAATAACGACGCTGTACAACAATGGGCTGCAATATGGAGGACCAGCAGTGATGGTTTATGGGTGGTTTGTAGCAGGGTTGTTCACTATGTTTGTGGGATCGTCAATGGCTGAAATTTGTTCATCTTATCCTACTTCTGGTGGTCTTTATTACTGGAGTGCTAAGCTTGCTGGTCCTTCTTGGGCTCCCTTTGCTTCTTGGATTACTGGATG GTTCAACATTGTTGGTCAG TGGGCTGTGACAACCAGTGTGGATTTCTCTTTGGCACAGTTAATTCAAGTGATCATTCTACTAAGCACAGGTGGCAAAAACGGCGGTGGTTACGAGGCCTCCAAGTACGTCGTTATTGGTATTCATGGCGGACTTCTTCTTTTGCATGCTATCTTGAATAGTCTTCCTATTTCATGGCTATCATTCTTTGGTCAGCTTGCTGCAGCCTGGAATGTTGCAG GTGTATTTGTCCTTATGATACTCATCCCGCTTGTGGCAACGGAGAAGGCTAGTGCCAAGTTTGTTTTCACCCACTTCAACACTGATAATGGGGATGGGATCAACAGTAGGATATACATTTTTGTTCTTGGACTTCTAATGAGCCAATATACATTGACAGGTTATGATGCATCTGCTCACATG ACCGAGGAAACCAAGGATGCAGATAAGAATGGACCAAAAGGAATCATTAGTGCAATTGGCATATCAATAGTTGTTGGTTGGGCTTACATCCTCGGGATCACCTTCGCAGTGACCGACATTCCCTCCCTTTTGAGTACCGATAATGATGCTGGAGGGTATGCCATAGCTCAGGTGTTCTACAGTGCATTCAAGGGCCGATATGGAACTGGAATTGGCGGTATATTATGCTTGGGCATAGTTGCTGTGGCCATATTTTTCTGTGGCATGAGTTCAGTGACCAGTAATTCTAG GATGGCATATGCATTCTCAAGGGACGGTGCAATGCCTTTTTCATCTGTTTGGCATAAAGTTAACAAGCAAGAGGTTCCTATCAATGCGGTCTGGATGTCGGCTTTCATCTCCTTCTGCATGGCACTAACG TCTCTTGGAAGTTTGGTGGCCTTTGAAGCAATGGTATCGATTGCAACCATTGGGCTATACATCGCCTATGCATTGCCCATCTTTTTCAGAGTGACCTTGGCTCGGAAGTCTTTCGTCCCAGGACCGTTTAATCTTGGACGATATGGTGTTATTGTAGGCTGGGTTGCTGTACTCTGGGTAGTCACAATTTCGGTCTTGTTTTCTCTCCCGGTGTCCTATCCCATTACCACCGCGACACTCAATTACACACCAGTGGCAGTGGGTGGTCTACTGCTTGTCGTTGTCGGATCTTGGATTTTTAGTGCAAGACATTGGTTTAAAGGTCCTGTGAAGAACATAGATGTTTGA
- the LOC141623387 gene encoding amino-acid permease BAT1 homolog isoform X2 has translation MESIDHQHPLLRLQVDEPISDDNRLQELGYKQELSRSLSAVSNFAVTFSIISVITGITTMFNMGLTNGGPVTMVYGWPIIGIMTMIVGLSLAEICSAYPTAAGLYFWSAKLCGRNRSGPFASWVTGWFNIVGQWAVTTSVDFSLAQLIQVIILLSTGGKNGGGYEASKYVVIGIHGGLLLLHAILNSLPISWLSFFGQLAAAWNVAGVFVLMILIPLVATEKASAKFVFTHFNTDNGDGINSRIYIFVLGLLMSQYTLTGYDASAHMTEETKDADKNGPKGIISAIGISIVVGWAYILGITFAVTDIPSLLSTDNDAGGYAIAQVFYSAFKGRYGTGIGGILCLGIVAVAIFFCGMSSVTSNSRMAYAFSRDGAMPFSSVWHKVNKQEVPINAVWMSAFISFCMALTSLGSLVAFEAMVSIATIGLYIAYALPIFFRVTLARKSFVPGPFNLGRYGVIVGWVAVLWVVTISVLFSLPVSYPITTATLNYTPVAVGGLLLVVVGSWIFSARHWFKGPVKNIDV, from the exons ATGGAGTCAATTGATCATCAACACCCATTGCTACGCCTGCAAGTCGACGAGCCGATCTCCGATGACAACCGGCTACAGGAATTAGGATACAAGCAAGAGCTCAGTCGCAGCCTCTC CGCAGTATCAAACTTTGCGGTGACGTTCTCAATAATATCAGTAATAACAGGTATAACAACAATGTTCAACATGGGCTTAACAAATGGTGGTCCAGTGACAATGGTATATGGATGGCCCATTATCGGCATTATGACCATGATTGTGGGCTTATCCTTGGCTGAAATTTGCTCTGCTTATCCAACTGCTGCTGGCCTTTACTTCTGGAGCGCCAAACTTTGTGGCAGAAACCGTTCCGGCCCGTTTGCTTCTTGGGTCACTGGCTG GTTCAACATTGTTGGTCAG TGGGCTGTGACAACCAGTGTGGATTTCTCTTTGGCACAGTTAATTCAAGTGATCATTCTACTAAGCACAGGTGGCAAAAACGGCGGTGGTTACGAGGCCTCCAAGTACGTCGTTATTGGTATTCATGGCGGACTTCTTCTTTTGCATGCTATCTTGAATAGTCTTCCTATTTCATGGCTATCATTCTTTGGTCAGCTTGCTGCAGCCTGGAATGTTGCAG GTGTATTTGTCCTTATGATACTCATCCCGCTTGTGGCAACGGAGAAGGCTAGTGCCAAGTTTGTTTTCACCCACTTCAACACTGATAATGGGGATGGGATCAACAGTAGGATATACATTTTTGTTCTTGGACTTCTAATGAGCCAATATACATTGACAGGTTATGATGCATCTGCTCACATG ACCGAGGAAACCAAGGATGCAGATAAGAATGGACCAAAAGGAATCATTAGTGCAATTGGCATATCAATAGTTGTTGGTTGGGCTTACATCCTCGGGATCACCTTCGCAGTGACCGACATTCCCTCCCTTTTGAGTACCGATAATGATGCTGGAGGGTATGCCATAGCTCAGGTGTTCTACAGTGCATTCAAGGGCCGATATGGAACTGGAATTGGCGGTATATTATGCTTGGGCATAGTTGCTGTGGCCATATTTTTCTGTGGCATGAGTTCAGTGACCAGTAATTCTAG GATGGCATATGCATTCTCAAGGGACGGTGCAATGCCTTTTTCATCTGTTTGGCATAAAGTTAACAAGCAAGAGGTTCCTATCAATGCGGTCTGGATGTCGGCTTTCATCTCCTTCTGCATGGCACTAACG TCTCTTGGAAGTTTGGTGGCCTTTGAAGCAATGGTATCGATTGCAACCATTGGGCTATACATCGCCTATGCATTGCCCATCTTTTTCAGAGTGACCTTGGCTCGGAAGTCTTTCGTCCCAGGACCGTTTAATCTTGGACGATATGGTGTTATTGTAGGCTGGGTTGCTGTACTCTGGGTAGTCACAATTTCGGTCTTGTTTTCTCTCCCGGTGTCCTATCCCATTACCACCGCGACACTCAATTACACACCAGTGGCAGTGGGTGGTCTACTGCTTGTCGTTGTCGGATCTTGGATTTTTAGTGCAAGACATTGGTTTAAAGGTCCTGTGAAGAACATAGATGTTTGA